A part of Chloroflexota bacterium genomic DNA contains:
- a CDS encoding L,D-transpeptidase family protein, which yields MSSLLSQARTLINQGQRAEAHRLLQQAVALDSNSVEAWLLLAAIATPEASVMYAEKALALDPNNTTAQAALAWARGRLPPEKPALELPAVPQAYAASQPRYQPVAVRRKKPAPQPPSSIVRRQSSFPFGLTALTILVALVVSAALLLGGGLFYPPIPRAVAQVGTLAKATFTFTPSNTPTNTPTATATPTNTPTNTPTFTPTATLTPTNTPTSTPTNTPLPTNTPLPTDTPLPTNTLLPTARPPTATAQPPVSDGARWIDVNLSEQSITAYEGDSPLVTFIVSTGTWQHPTVTGKYNIYVKHTFADMRGPDYFLPDVPYVMYFYQGYGFHGTYWHNNFGTPMSHGCVNLRTEDAAWLFDFASVGTQVRIHY from the coding sequence ATGTCATCGCTTCTTTCTCAAGCCAGGACTCTGATCAATCAAGGCCAAAGAGCCGAAGCTCATCGTTTGCTTCAGCAGGCAGTGGCGCTTGACTCGAACAGCGTTGAGGCCTGGTTGCTGTTGGCGGCCATTGCCACGCCTGAAGCCAGCGTGATGTATGCTGAAAAGGCGCTGGCGCTTGACCCGAACAACACAACAGCGCAAGCCGCTCTGGCCTGGGCGCGCGGGCGACTCCCGCCGGAAAAACCCGCGCTCGAACTTCCCGCCGTTCCTCAGGCATATGCCGCCTCTCAGCCTCGCTATCAACCAGTTGCCGTCAGGCGTAAAAAGCCCGCGCCGCAACCTCCATCGTCCATCGTCCGTCGTCAATCGTCTTTTCCCTTCGGCCTGACGGCCCTCACCATCCTGGTCGCCCTCGTTGTCAGCGCCGCGCTACTTCTTGGCGGCGGACTGTTCTACCCGCCCATCCCTCGCGCCGTGGCCCAGGTGGGCACGCTTGCGAAAGCAACGTTCACTTTCACCCCCTCAAATACGCCGACGAACACACCGACCGCTACCGCGACGCCCACAAACACACCAACGAATACGCCGACGTTCACTCCGACCGCTACCTTGACGCCTACCAATACTCCTACCTCAACCCCCACCAACACACCGCTTCCGACGAACACGCCTCTGCCCACGGACACACCCCTGCCAACAAACACGCTTCTGCCGACCGCCAGGCCGCCCACCGCCACCGCACAACCTCCGGTGAGCGACGGCGCGCGCTGGATTGACGTCAACCTTTCCGAGCAAAGCATCACTGCTTACGAAGGCGACTCGCCTCTTGTCACCTTCATTGTCTCCACCGGAACCTGGCAACACCCGACCGTCACCGGCAAGTACAATATCTACGTCAAACACACCTTTGCCGACATGCGCGGCCCCGACTACTTCTTGCCTGACGTGCCTTACGTGATGTATTTTTATCAAGGCTATGGCTTTCACGGCACGTACTGGCACAACAACTTTGGCACGCCCATGAGTCACGGCTGTGTCAACCTGCGCACCGAAGACGCCGCCTGGCTATTCGACTTTGCCTCGGTAGGCACTCAGGTTAGGATTCACTACTGA
- a CDS encoding M23 family metallopeptidase: MAITTKYGITIGPYATTLNDVNTFRALGFGAVKLLCGVHNPAVVPAYRDAGAFMLQARIVYPEIAEGQGPAQFVNDRRNQIAAFMDAGLGEFEILTQPNLSREGFGRSWTSPQSFNAWYLEAVDRLRNLFPNIRLGFPGLSPGPADFNIDPLAGRPTRPVGDVDFINNCAEAVQASDFLCVHTYWQNVNMMRDIDPNNTGFGGLRFVRYYHERFPAMTLVISEFANNRPGTGGLHPADAQWRVIGDEYAEFYTLCAQYEWIEAAFAHTLRDPDLPDQSWVTDDFVERRIIEGVKARPPIPEPGQLNLKWPTQYQRVTQPYGLRQIDYSRFSGGSLHGGHEGIDLAAPTGSDIYASLSGTVVRSEASRGNFSNGYGAYGELITVDSDVPGVGRVSLTYAHLSRRLVPRGAVVNRGERIGLAGATGNAQGAHLHLSMRISGIPLYAQLDYLNPGLYLDYDTAPAPPSTPSPGAPRVQYERTVVLLPPPAGLDFVEAVLRASWNAHRYTVGGSADDGGIGDLERRRVIAINPQQWNGDLQAWYNQHYPGVDYVPINAATPSALQAILQSFNLGSPNPSSFVNRGQPREQYARAYILIPPPRGVDFAIAAARVTWPKYRITIGGSADDGGIGALARRRVIAINPNEWGGDLQAWYAQNYPGVEYIPISAIGDPNQLMRALSQLYP; encoded by the coding sequence ATGGCAATCACCACCAAATACGGCATCACCATCGGCCCTTACGCCACCACCCTCAACGACGTCAACACCTTTCGCGCGCTCGGCTTTGGCGCGGTCAAACTGCTGTGCGGCGTCCACAACCCGGCCGTCGTTCCGGCCTACCGCGACGCGGGCGCGTTTATGTTGCAGGCCCGTATTGTCTACCCCGAAATCGCCGAAGGCCAGGGGCCGGCCCAGTTCGTGAACGACCGCCGGAATCAGATCGCGGCTTTCATGGATGCCGGGCTGGGCGAGTTTGAGATTCTCACTCAGCCCAACTTGAGCCGCGAAGGCTTTGGCCGCTCGTGGACATCGCCTCAAAGCTTCAACGCCTGGTATCTCGAAGCGGTGGATCGGTTGCGTAACCTCTTCCCCAACATCCGGCTCGGCTTCCCCGGCCTCTCCCCCGGCCCCGCCGATTTCAACATTGACCCGCTGGCTGGCCGCCCAACCCGGCCTGTCGGCGACGTGGACTTTATCAACAATTGCGCCGAGGCCGTTCAAGCCTCCGACTTCTTGTGCGTCCACACTTACTGGCAGAACGTCAACATGATGCGCGACATTGACCCGAACAACACGGGCTTCGGCGGTTTGCGCTTCGTGCGTTATTATCATGAACGCTTCCCGGCCATGACTCTCGTCATCTCCGAGTTTGCCAACAACCGTCCCGGCACCGGCGGTCTCCACCCGGCAGACGCCCAGTGGCGCGTCATCGGCGACGAGTACGCCGAGTTCTACACCCTCTGCGCTCAGTACGAATGGATCGAAGCCGCTTTTGCTCACACTCTGCGCGACCCCGACCTGCCCGACCAGAGCTGGGTTACGGACGACTTCGTCGAGCGCCGCATCATCGAAGGCGTCAAAGCCCGCCCGCCCATTCCCGAGCCGGGCCAACTTAACCTCAAGTGGCCCACTCAATATCAGCGCGTCACCCAGCCTTACGGCCTGCGCCAGATTGATTACTCGCGCTTCAGCGGCGGCTCCCTGCACGGCGGCCACGAAGGCATAGACCTGGCCGCGCCGACCGGCTCCGACATTTATGCGTCACTGTCCGGCACGGTTGTGCGCAGTGAAGCCTCACGCGGCAACTTCAGCAACGGCTACGGCGCTTACGGCGAACTGATTACTGTAGACAGCGACGTGCCGGGGGTGGGGCGGGTGTCGTTGACCTACGCTCACCTCAGCCGGCGGCTGGTTCCGAGAGGGGCAGTGGTGAACCGAGGAGAACGGATCGGACTCGCCGGGGCGACCGGCAACGCGCAAGGGGCGCATTTGCATCTCTCGATGCGAATCTCCGGTATCCCCCTCTACGCCCAACTCGACTACCTCAACCCCGGCCTGTACCTTGATTACGACACCGCGCCCGCGCCGCCGTCCACACCCTCACCAGGCGCGCCGCGTGTTCAGTATGAAAGAACGGTGGTGCTGTTGCCACCGCCTGCCGGGTTGGATTTTGTGGAAGCCGTCTTGCGGGCCAGTTGGAACGCGCATCGTTACACCGTCGGGGGTTCCGCCGACGACGGCGGCATCGGCGACCTCGAACGCCGCCGGGTGATCGCCATCAATCCGCAACAGTGGAACGGTGACTTGCAGGCCTGGTACAACCAACATTATCCCGGCGTGGATTACGTGCCGATCAACGCCGCCACGCCCTCGGCCCTGCAAGCCATTTTGCAAAGCTTCAACCTTGGCTCGCCGAACCCGTCCTCCTTCGTCAATCGCGGCCAGCCGCGCGAGCAGTACGCCCGCGCCTACATTCTCATCCCGCCGCCGCGCGGCGTGGACTTTGCCATCGCCGCCGCCCGCGTGACCTGGCCGAAATATCGAATCACCATCGGCGGCTCGGCGGACGACGGCGGCATTGGGGCGCTGGCCCGGCGGCGGGTCATCGCCATCAACCCCAACGAGTGGGGCGGCGACTTGCAGGCCTGGTACGCCCAAAACTACCCGGGCGTCGAATACATTCCCATCTCGGCCATCGGCGACCCCAACCAATTGATGCGGGCCTTATCGCAGTTATATCCATAG
- a CDS encoding L,D-transpeptidase family protein gives MRYLIAFFIGLAATVTLAVAPPVAATPASHVSTGLDPAPRHWVSVDLSEQTLTAYEDEVAIKTFVVSTGDADHPTLRGRYHVKAMWEKIDVIGKDYYFHDVPHFIKYYGSFAIHAATWHDDFGTPVSHGCVNMKPEDAKWVYEFLSVGDLVYIHK, from the coding sequence ATGCGTTATCTCATCGCCTTTTTCATCGGGCTAGCCGCCACTGTGACATTGGCCGTTGCCCCGCCCGTGGCGGCTACCCCGGCCTCCCATGTTTCGACCGGCCTCGATCCGGCTCCCCGGCACTGGGTCAGCGTTGACCTCTCCGAACAAACGCTCACCGCTTACGAAGATGAAGTGGCGATCAAGACGTTTGTCGTTTCCACCGGCGACGCTGATCACCCGACGCTCAGAGGGCGCTATCACGTAAAGGCCATGTGGGAAAAGATTGACGTCATCGGCAAAGACTATTACTTTCACGACGTGCCGCATTTCATCAAATACTACGGAAGCTTCGCCATCCACGCCGCCACCTGGCACGACGACTTTGGCACGCCCGTCTCGCATGGTTGCGTCAACATGAAACCTGAAGACGCCAAGTGGGTGTACGAGTTTCTCAGCGTTGGCGACCTCGTATATATCCACAAATGA
- the rsmH gene encoding 16S rRNA (cytosine(1402)-N(4))-methyltransferase RsmH produces the protein MHVSVLYNEIITGLQPRAGGRYIDGTVGAGGHAFGILTESAPTGEVLGLDLDPAALGVAANRLREFGSRAHLAQASYLALAQEAHKLGWKSVDGIVLDLGLSSLQLEDANRGFAFKHDGPLDMRFNPAGGLTAGDLVNGASPDELADILFKFGEERNARKIVRAIVAARPIHSTGQLAGVVAAAVKGRREETHPATRTFQALRIAVNEELDTVEQVLPIALKILKPGGRLAVISFHSLEDRIVKTFFHREARDCLCPPDQPVCTCGHRAGLKEITRKPVAPPLEEIARNPRSRSAKLRIVEKL, from the coding sequence GTGCACGTCTCGGTCCTTTACAACGAAATCATAACCGGCCTTCAACCGCGCGCCGGCGGGCGCTACATTGACGGCACTGTTGGAGCGGGTGGACACGCCTTCGGGATTTTGACAGAGTCGGCCCCAACCGGCGAAGTGCTGGGGCTGGACCTGGACCCGGCCGCCCTCGGTGTCGCCGCCAACCGTCTCCGGGAGTTTGGCTCTCGCGCCCACCTGGCTCAGGCCAGCTATCTCGCCCTTGCCCAAGAAGCTCACAAGCTGGGCTGGAAGTCGGTGGACGGAATCGTGCTTGACCTGGGCCTGTCGTCTTTGCAGTTGGAAGATGCGAATCGCGGTTTTGCCTTCAAGCACGACGGGCCGCTCGACATGCGTTTCAACCCGGCGGGCGGCCTCACCGCCGGCGATCTTGTCAACGGCGCTTCGCCCGACGAGCTGGCCGACATTCTTTTCAAATTTGGCGAAGAGCGAAACGCCCGGAAGATAGTGCGAGCCATCGTGGCCGCCCGGCCCATTCACAGCACCGGCCAGTTGGCCGGGGTGGTAGCCGCCGCTGTGAAAGGGAGGCGGGAGGAAACGCATCCAGCCACCCGAACCTTTCAAGCCTTGAGAATTGCAGTGAATGAAGAACTGGACACGGTCGAGCAGGTTCTGCCCATTGCCCTGAAAATCCTGAAGCCGGGCGGGCGGCTGGCTGTCATCAGCTTTCATTCGCTCGAAGACCGGATCGTGAAGACGTTTTTTCATCGCGAGGCCCGCGATTGCCTTTGCCCGCCCGACCAGCCGGTTTGCACTTGCGGCCACCGGGCGGGCCTGAAAGAAATAACGCGAAAACCTGTCGCGCCGCCTTTGGAGGAGATTGCCCGAAACCCCCGAAGCCGGAGCGCCAAATTGAGAATTGTTGAGAAGCTCTAA
- a CDS encoding UDP-N-acetylmuramoyl-tripeptide--D-alanyl-D-alanine ligase, with amino-acid sequence MLTLSHILEALTGIPLAGGQQVIADVVVDSRLAIPGALFVALSGERTDGHSYLSAAFAKGAAAALVEKETPDFYTLDLREPVTFDMAAGFKIPVCLRVTSTLAALQTAAQFWRSRLNPRVVGVTGSVGKTTTKEIIAAVLGTRFRTLKSEGNFNNEIGLPLTLLRLSEAHEHAVLEMGFYEIGEIALLCSLARPHVGVVNNVYPVHLQRAGSIENIVQGKGELVEALPPAPDGVAVLNYDEPLVMSMARRTQARVFTYGLDPQADIWASEVTGLGLDGIHFQLHYTRARETLHVRFPMLGRHSVHTALRAVAVGLTEGLTWQEIIEGLQGIEAQSQLRLYAVSGPGRSLILDDTYNASPESMIAALNLLDDMEARRKVAVLGDMLELGEYEDEGHRLVGRRAGDVADLLITIGIRAETIAAEAMDVGLPASRIIKVPDRASALQYLREQLREGDLVLVKGSHGMRLDRLVNALEITST; translated from the coding sequence GTGCTGACTCTTTCGCACATTCTCGAAGCGCTCACCGGCATTCCGCTGGCGGGCGGCCAGCAGGTGATTGCCGACGTGGTTGTCGACTCGCGGCTGGCAATTCCCGGCGCATTGTTCGTGGCCCTGTCCGGCGAGCGGACTGACGGCCATTCGTATTTGAGCGCCGCCTTTGCCAAAGGGGCCGCGGCGGCCCTGGTTGAAAAAGAGACGCCGGACTTTTACACATTGGATTTGCGCGAGCCGGTGACGTTCGACATGGCCGCCGGTTTCAAAATACCGGTATGCCTGCGGGTGACGAGCACCCTGGCCGCCCTGCAAACGGCGGCTCAATTCTGGCGAAGCCGGTTGAATCCGCGCGTGGTCGGCGTCACCGGCAGTGTGGGCAAGACCACAACCAAAGAGATCATCGCCGCCGTGCTTGGCACGCGGTTCCGCACCTTAAAAAGCGAAGGCAACTTCAATAACGAGATTGGCTTGCCGCTCACTCTCCTGCGGTTGAGCGAGGCGCACGAGCACGCCGTGCTGGAGATGGGTTTTTACGAGATCGGCGAAATCGCCTTGCTCTGTTCGTTGGCCCGGCCACATGTTGGCGTGGTGAACAACGTGTATCCCGTTCACCTTCAGCGAGCAGGGAGCATTGAGAACATTGTTCAGGGCAAGGGCGAGTTGGTGGAGGCCCTGCCGCCTGCGCCGGACGGGGTGGCCGTCCTCAACTACGACGAGCCGCTGGTGATGAGCATGGCCCGCCGCACCCAGGCCCGGGTGTTCACCTATGGCCTCGACCCGCAAGCCGACATCTGGGCTTCGGAAGTGACCGGGTTGGGGTTGGATGGCATCCACTTTCAGCTTCATTACACCAGGGCGCGCGAGACTTTGCACGTGCGTTTTCCTATGTTAGGCCGCCACTCGGTTCACACCGCCCTGCGGGCGGTGGCCGTTGGTTTGACAGAAGGCCTGACTTGGCAGGAGATCATCGAAGGCTTGCAGGGCATTGAGGCGCAATCTCAATTGCGTTTGTACGCCGTCAGCGGGCCGGGCCGTAGCTTGATATTGGACGACACTTACAATGCCTCACCTGAGTCCATGATTGCGGCGCTGAACTTGCTCGATGACATGGAAGCGCGGCGGAAAGTGGCGGTGCTGGGTGACATGCTGGAGCTGGGCGAGTACGAAGACGAAGGCCACCGCCTGGTGGGCCGGCGCGCCGGTGACGTGGCCGACTTGCTGATTACGATTGGCATCCGGGCCGAAACAATCGCCGCCGAGGCCATGGATGTTGGCCTCCCGGCCAGCCGGATCATCAAAGTGCCGGATCGGGCTTCGGCCCTGCAATATCTGAGAGAGCAGTTGCGTGAAGGAGATTTAGTGTTGGTAAAAGGCTCGCATGGCATGAGGCTCGACCGGCTGGTGAACGCGCTGGAGATCACCTCGACATGA
- a CDS encoding N-acetylmuramoyl-L-alanine amidase, which translates to MSASEAPSSISRALRHIGVVLLAAVASATVFANWTPSSLLPSGVSRAISIANATRIASDSTPVPPTATPAPLPLIGLVAGHSGPQNDPGAVCPDGLTEASINLDVANRAKAILEQAGFRVDLLTEFDDRLVGYRSAAMVSIHSDSCAFVNEQATGFKVARALYDKSPEQSDRLVACLTDRYQKRTEMNFHSGSITVDMTSYHGFDELAVETPAAIIEVGFLNLDRDMLTNHPDLVAQGVAEGILCFARSEPVP; encoded by the coding sequence ATGTCCGCTTCCGAAGCCCCCTCTTCCATTTCTCGCGCCTTGCGTCACATCGGCGTGGTGCTGTTGGCCGCCGTGGCTTCGGCCACTGTTTTTGCCAATTGGACTCCGTCCTCGCTCCTGCCGTCGGGTGTGTCAAGGGCGATCTCTATTGCCAACGCCACTCGCATTGCCTCCGACTCGACGCCCGTGCCGCCTACGGCCACGCCCGCGCCCTTGCCCCTCATCGGTCTCGTGGCCGGGCACTCCGGCCCGCAAAACGACCCCGGCGCGGTCTGCCCCGACGGCCTCACCGAAGCCTCCATCAACCTTGATGTTGCCAATCGCGCCAAAGCTATTCTGGAGCAGGCCGGTTTTCGCGTTGACCTGCTCACCGAGTTCGACGACCGGCTGGTGGGTTATCGCTCGGCGGCCATGGTGTCCATCCATTCGGACTCATGCGCCTTCGTCAACGAGCAAGCCACCGGCTTCAAAGTGGCCCGCGCCCTTTACGACAAATCGCCCGAGCAGTCCGACCGCCTCGTGGCCTGCCTCACCGACCGCTATCAAAAACGCACTGAGATGAACTTTCACTCCGGCTCGATCACGGTTGATATGACCAGCTATCACGGCTTCGACGAGCTGGCCGTCGAGACGCCCGCCGCCATCATCGAGGTGGGCTTCCTCAACCTCGACCGCGACATGCTCACCAACCACCCCGACCTGGTGGCCCAGGGCGTGGCCGAGGGCATTTTGTGCTTTGCGCGAAGTGAGCCGGTGCCGTAA
- the mraZ gene encoding division/cell wall cluster transcriptional repressor MraZ: MHAFDDKSRLTIPAKFRDELAKGCVVTRGFEKHIIIYTSEAFGDLIKKAQTMSPTDPETRALQRLIFSGASESVPDKSGRILIPPFLRAYADLEGEVYVIGVGQYIELWSKAGWDEQLQAMNDPEANSRRFAALNLATS, encoded by the coding sequence TTGCATGCGTTTGATGACAAGAGCCGTCTGACCATCCCGGCCAAGTTTCGGGATGAGTTGGCTAAAGGCTGTGTCGTCACGCGCGGCTTCGAGAAACACATCATCATCTACACCTCCGAAGCCTTTGGCGACCTCATTAAGAAAGCCCAGACCATGAGTCCTACTGACCCTGAAACCCGCGCCCTGCAACGCCTGATCTTCTCTGGCGCGAGCGAATCAGTGCCCGACAAAAGTGGCCGCATCCTCATTCCGCCATTCCTGCGAGCCTACGCTGACCTCGAGGGCGAAGTCTACGTGATTGGCGTGGGCCAGTATATTGAACTCTGGAGCAAGGCCGGTTGGGATGAACAGCTTCAAGCCATGAACGATCCCGAAGCCAACTCCCGTCGCTTCGCCGCGTTGAACCTGGCGACAAGTTAA
- a CDS encoding penicillin-binding protein 2 — MADAVRGRLRFILGVFGVLTGLILIRLVSLQFGSAVAYFEHKYEQATSYRVEIQSPRGRIFDQHGELLATNGVQYAVGASPDVVTNADELAQTLQTVLGVDLAEVHTLLAQRDEKGELLPYVSIKRPVSAELGDKLIAMRDDPKGPNLSGLIVEPVQTRVYPAGRLAANVLGFVGYDNKGYYGVEEFYNDILAGHSVVGIKQVVPFDVALNPTPDQGADLYLTLDRDIQFLAEQTLAGATQRYGAEGGTIIVMEPKTGRILAMAVTPSFDPNNFLNEPDAARTNAAISSQFEPGSGFKVLTMAAALQAGVVTPESTYLDTGYIEVGGVGVTNWNQAAWGPQDMTGLLQHSLNVGAAWLSTNMGPQTFYSYMTAFGIGQGTNVDLSGEASGRLKRPGDSDWYESDLGTNAFGQGVATTPIQLLTATSAVANGGAMMQPHLLEQVVDKDTAHTTQPQVLGRPISADVANMLSVMLATSVEREASAALVPGYRIAGKTGTAQIPIPGGYDKTKTITTFVGWGPIDDPRFIVLVKLDKPSASIWGSETAAPAFGELAKRLVVLMEIPPDEVRQKITAAGQ, encoded by the coding sequence ATGGCAGATGCTGTTCGCGGGCGGTTGCGTTTCATTCTTGGCGTTTTTGGCGTGCTGACCGGCCTGATTCTCATCAGGCTGGTCAGTTTGCAGTTCGGAAGCGCGGTTGCTTATTTTGAGCACAAATATGAGCAAGCCACCAGCTACCGGGTGGAAATTCAGTCGCCGCGTGGCCGTATCTTCGACCAACATGGCGAACTACTGGCGACGAATGGCGTGCAGTACGCGGTTGGCGCTTCGCCCGACGTGGTGACAAACGCCGACGAGTTGGCTCAAACATTGCAAACAGTGCTGGGCGTTGACCTGGCCGAGGTTCACACTCTGCTGGCGCAACGCGACGAGAAGGGCGAGTTGCTCCCATACGTCTCCATCAAGCGGCCTGTGTCTGCCGAACTGGGTGACAAACTGATCGCCATGCGCGACGACCCGAAAGGCCCGAACTTGAGCGGCCTGATCGTGGAGCCAGTGCAGACGCGGGTGTACCCGGCCGGCCGGCTGGCGGCGAACGTGCTGGGTTTTGTAGGCTACGACAACAAGGGCTATTACGGCGTCGAAGAGTTTTACAACGACATTTTGGCCGGGCACTCGGTGGTGGGCATCAAACAAGTGGTGCCATTCGACGTGGCCCTCAACCCGACTCCGGATCAGGGCGCCGACCTGTATTTGACTCTCGACCGCGACATTCAATTTCTGGCCGAGCAAACGCTGGCCGGCGCAACGCAACGCTACGGCGCTGAAGGCGGCACGATCATCGTGATGGAGCCGAAGACGGGGCGCATTCTGGCTATGGCGGTAACGCCGTCTTTTGACCCGAACAACTTCCTCAACGAACCGGACGCCGCTCGCACCAACGCCGCCATCAGTTCCCAGTTTGAGCCGGGGTCGGGCTTCAAAGTGCTCACCATGGCCGCCGCTTTGCAGGCCGGTGTTGTGACTCCCGAAAGCACCTACCTCGACACCGGCTACATCGAAGTGGGCGGCGTGGGCGTTACCAACTGGAACCAGGCGGCCTGGGGGCCGCAGGACATGACCGGCCTGCTCCAACATTCGCTCAACGTCGGCGCGGCCTGGCTCTCCACCAACATGGGGCCGCAGACGTTTTACAGCTACATGACCGCTTTCGGCATTGGGCAGGGCACCAATGTTGACTTGAGCGGCGAGGCCTCTGGCCGCCTCAAGCGCCCCGGCGACTCGGACTGGTACGAATCTGATCTGGGCACGAACGCATTTGGGCAGGGTGTGGCGACCACGCCGATTCAATTGTTGACGGCGACCTCGGCAGTGGCAAACGGCGGGGCGATGATGCAACCGCACTTGCTGGAACAGGTGGTGGACAAAGACACCGCCCACACCACCCAGCCGCAAGTGCTGGGGCGGCCCATCTCGGCTGACGTCGCCAACATGCTTTCGGTGATGTTGGCCACGAGCGTGGAGCGCGAAGCTTCTGCCGCGCTGGTGCCAGGCTACCGGATCGCCGGTAAAACCGGCACGGCCCAAATTCCGATTCCGGGCGGTTACGACAAGACCAAGACCATCACCACGTTTGTGGGGTGGGGGCCGATTGATGATCCCCGATTCATTGTGCTGGTGAAGCTGGACAAGCCCAGCGCGTCCATTTGGGGTTCGGAGACCGCCGCGCCGGCCTTTGGTGAATTGGCGAAACGGCTGGTAGTGCTCATGGAAATTCCGCCGGATGAGGTGAGGCAGAAGATAACGGCGGCAGGGCAGTGA
- a CDS encoding phospho-N-acetylmuramoyl-pentapeptide-transferase, with product MKDVTFALTLGSVTFLLAVIWGGPFIELLKRFKIGKQIRVDGPQTHFVKMGTPTMGGLMVIVPVLIITAILNVVSLAVPVIGRSILVPLAALVIFALLGMRDDWEGLRGVNAKRGEGMRARYKFLLQVVLALGIAFVLYFALDIHSVALPGNPRKIDIGLIYIPIAVFIIVASSNAINIADGLDGMAGLISATAFAAYGIIAVLQGQFFLARFCYTLVGALFAFLWYNVHPAQLIMGDTGALSLGAVLGVVALMTGQWLLLPIIIVIPVSTTLSVILQVAYFRWTGGKRLFKMAPLHHHFELLGWSETQVVQRFWLVSLLGAMVGIGLALL from the coding sequence ATGAAAGACGTCACGTTCGCGTTGACACTCGGCAGTGTGACCTTCCTGCTGGCCGTGATCTGGGGCGGGCCGTTCATCGAACTGCTCAAGCGCTTCAAGATTGGCAAGCAAATTCGAGTGGACGGGCCGCAGACGCATTTTGTCAAGATGGGCACGCCGACGATGGGCGGGCTGATGGTGATCGTGCCAGTGCTGATCATCACCGCCATTCTTAACGTCGTAAGCCTGGCCGTGCCGGTGATTGGCCGCTCGATTTTAGTCCCGCTGGCGGCGCTGGTTATTTTTGCCCTGCTGGGCATGCGCGACGACTGGGAAGGCCTGCGCGGCGTGAACGCCAAACGCGGCGAAGGCATGAGAGCCAGATACAAGTTTTTGCTTCAAGTGGTGCTGGCGCTTGGCATTGCATTCGTGCTGTATTTTGCTCTGGACATTCACAGCGTGGCCCTGCCCGGCAACCCGCGCAAGATTGACATTGGCCTGATTTACATTCCGATTGCCGTGTTCATCATCGTCGCCTCGTCGAATGCCATCAACATCGCCGACGGTTTGGATGGAATGGCCGGGTTGATTTCGGCCACGGCCTTTGCCGCCTACGGCATCATCGCCGTTTTGCAGGGACAGTTTTTTCTGGCCCGCTTCTGTTACACCCTGGTCGGCGCGTTGTTCGCCTTCCTCTGGTACAACGTCCATCCGGCGCAGTTGATCATGGGCGACACCGGCGCTCTTTCTTTAGGCGCAGTGCTGGGCGTGGTGGCCCTGATGACCGGGCAGTGGCTTCTCTTGCCTATCATCATCGTCATTCCCGTGTCCACCACGCTGTCGGTGATTTTGCAGGTGGCCTACTTTCGCTGGACGGGCGGCAAGCGGCTCTTCAAAATGGCCCCGCTTCACCACCACTTCGAGTTGCTGGGCTGGAGCGAGACCCAGGTGGTTCAACGCTTCTGGCTGGTGAGTTTGCTGGGGGCGATGGTGGGAATAGGACTGGCATTGTTGTGA
- a CDS encoding SDR family oxidoreductase → MTRRFQDKVTLITGASRGIGRSLAGAFAGEGSRVVLTARTQSELEAAAHQIEREHRVRALPIVCDVSDEAQVKHAVETAVSELGRVDVLINNAAITNIRPVYGLTHSGWERTLAINLTGTFLFTKHVWKPMKNQGGGVIINISSIGGRKGYPLLSAYCASKWGQIGFSLAAAEEGKADNIRVNVVAPGKADTAFRAQIKEDKTQMLTADDCNGICLFLASDEAKWVNGQVVEVEWFGPNKA, encoded by the coding sequence ATGACCCGCCGATTTCAAGACAAAGTCACTCTCATCACCGGCGCCAGCCGGGGCATTGGCCGCTCGCTGGCTGGCGCGTTTGCCGGCGAAGGCTCGCGCGTCGTTCTCACCGCCCGCACCCAGTCGGAACTGGAGGCCGCCGCTCATCAAATTGAACGTGAACACCGCGTCCGTGCCCTGCCCATTGTTTGCGACGTGTCGGACGAAGCACAGGTGAAGCACGCCGTTGAAACCGCTGTAAGTGAGCTAGGCCGGGTTGATGTGTTGATCAACAACGCCGCCATCACCAACATTCGCCCGGTCTACGGCCTCACTCACTCCGGCTGGGAGCGAACCCTGGCCATCAACCTGACTGGCACTTTCCTCTTCACCAAGCACGTCTGGAAGCCCATGAAGAATCAGGGCGGGGGAGTCATCATCAATATCTCCTCGATTGGCGGGCGCAAAGGCTACCCACTGCTCTCGGCTTATTGCGCCAGCAAGTGGGGACAGATTGGCTTCTCCCTGGCCGCCGCCGAGGAGGGTAAGGCCGACAACATCCGCGTCAACGTCGTGGCCCCCGGCAAAGCCGACACCGCCTTCCGCGCCCAAATCAAGGAAGACAAGACCCAAATGCTCACCGCCGACGACTGCAACGGCATTTGCCTGTTCCTGGCCTCCGATGAAGCCAAATGGGTGAACGGGCAGGTGGTGGAAGTAGAGTGGTTCGGCCCGAATAAGGCCTAA